The genomic stretch AGCGCAGGGCGTGCTTGCCGATGGTGATGACGTCCCCCTTGCGCAGCCGGTGCTCCCCCTTCACCGAGGTGCCGTTGAGACGGGTGGCCGTCCAACTGCGCTGGGTGACCAGGAAATACTTGTCCTCCCGGAGAACGAGATAGCACTGGGTGCCAGCCACCAGCCAGCCGGACAGGCGGATATCCGCGGAGGGGTCCTTGCCGAGCTTGACGCTGGTCCTGCCATCCAGCACCAGCGCGGCGGGCTGGGGATCGCCGGCCGTGGCGGTCAGGCGGTGCTTGGCGATGCCGGTGGTGGCGGGCCCGCTCTTCTGGGTGCGGTCGGTGCGGGGACCGCCCACAAAGATGGTGGCCTCCACGTCCATCGGCTTGGAAATGGAGGCGGCGGCCTCCAGGGTCCCCACCCCCGCTGGCGCGATCCGGAACTTGCCGATGGTGATGGTGTCGTCCTCGGTGACCGGCGTGGTGGCACCGATCTTCTGGCCGTTGACGAAGGTGCCGTTCAGGCTGCCCAGGTCGGTGACAAGATAGATGCCCCGCATCATCTCCAACCGGGCATGCTGCCGGGAGATGGCGGTGTTGTCGATGGTCACCGTGGCCTCGGTGCCGCGACCGAAGACCACCGATTCCCCTTCCCGGATGGAGAAGGTATGGATGACACGGTCATTCAGAAGCACCGCCCACTCCGCCATGGATCCCTCCTGCCCGACATCGGGCAACGGCCGCCGGCGGGCGGCCCGTGGATTTTTCGAATTTCGAATTTCCCTTCCCAAGACTCTGGTACAATGATGAAGTCGCTGCACATGCCCCAGAGTCCACGCCGAGCCCGCCATGACCGAGCCGACCACCGAGCCCAATCAGCAACTGGCCGAGATCTTCGCCAAGATCAACATGAGCGACCTGCCGGCCATGTCCGAGCATGTGCGGGAGCTCATCGCCGTCACCTCCAGCAGCCAGAGCGCCGCCTACGAGCTGGCCAAGGTGATCCTCAAGGACTACTCCCTCACCAACAAGATCCTCCGGGTGGTCAACTCGGCCTATTACTCCATGAGCCGGCCGGTGTCCTCCATCTCCCGGGCGGTGAGCGTCATTGGCTTCGACGCCGTGCGGGAGCTGGCCATGGCCATCACATTGTTCGAGGATTTTATCAAATCAGGTGTGGAAAAGGAAGGCATCGCCAAGCTGCTCACCAAGTCCTTCCTGGCGGCCATGCAGGCGAAGACCCTGGGCATCGAGAAGAAGCTTCGGATCGTGCCGGAAGAGGCCTTCATCTGCACCCTGCTTCACGACCTGGGCAAGATGATCGTGCTGATCTATCTGCCCGACCTGCACCGGGAGATCCAGGAGCGGGTGGAAGCCGGCCAGTCCGAGGAAGCGGCAGCCCGGGCCGTGCTCTCCGGCCTCACCCTGCCGGAGGTGGGCGAGGAGATCGCCCGGTTCTGGAATCTGTCCGAGAAGATCGTAGCCGCCATGGGCCGGAATCCCCCGCCGCCCCACGGCGGTCACGACGAGGTGGGATATCTGCGCAACCTGGCGGTGTTCAGCAACAACCTCACCGAGGCGGTCTCCGAGGGCCGGGATGTGGCCAGCCTGGTGGACCGCTTCGGCCCTGTTCTGGCGGTGGACCGCAAGGAGGCCCTGGATCTGGTGAGCCGGAGCGTCGAATGCTCGGAGGATCTGTCCGATGCGCTCCGCTACGGCCTCGCCAAGCTCAAGATGCGCAGCCGGCTCAAATCCGCCCAGGACGGCACCCTGGAGAAGGCGACCCGGGGGGAGGCGACTCCGGAGGAGTCCTCGCCCCTGGACGCGGTGCCGGCCGGGGTGGATGAGCTGCCGACCCAGCCCGACAAGTCCATCAACGATTTCATCCGTGAGCTCACCGAGACGCTCATGGGACCCTTCAACCTCAACGATTTCTACGTCAACCTCCTGGAGGCCCTCTACCGGGGGGTCGGCTTCGACCGGGTGATCATGGCTGTCCTCCAGGTGCAGCCGGATCGGGTCGCCCTCATCGGCCGCTACGGCCTGGGGGACATCAGCCCGGCGGCGGTGCGGTCCTTCGAGCACCCCCTCGCCAACCCGGAGCATGCCGTCACCCGGGCCGTGAAGACCGGCAGGGATCTGGCCATCCCCGCCAACGCCCCGGGCCTGTTCCCGGATCAACTCCGCCACCTGGTACGCAACCGGGCCGTCTATCTCTTCCCGGTGGTGGTGGACAAGAAGCCCATCGGCCTCATTTACGTGGACCGCAAGGCCGAGCGCCCCCCCCTGGACGAAAGCCGCCTCAAGGCCACCCGCCTGCTCCGCGACTTCGCGGTGATGGCCATCCGCAAGCTCAAGAAGCGCTGATTACGGCGGCGCTTCCGCCCGAAAGAAGGCCTCCGCCAGCTCATAAGCCGTGCCCTGGGCCATCGTCTGGCAGCGCTCCTGCAGCCAGCTGCCGAGATCGGTCACCGGCAGCTCCCGTACCTGGGAGGCGTGGCAGGAAAGGGCCTTCAGCTTGGCCGGGAAGGTGGCGCTGATATCCACCCAGTGGTTGGGGGTCTCGGCGGCCCAGAGCCACACCTCCCGCACCTTGTGGGGCGCCAGGCCCTGGGCCAGGAGCTCCGGATAGGCCAGATGATCCCGGGCATAGGGGAAGACGGCATCCAGGAGCACCTGGCCGGCGATGCGGTGGTCCCGGTGCCAGAAGTAGCGGCGGTACGGATCCGAGGTGAAGACGGTGTGCGGCCGGTACTGGCGCAAGAGGGCCACCAGCTGGCGCCGGAAGGCCGGGGTCTCCTCCAGCCCCTGGTCGGGATGGCGCAGGAAGACCACCTCGGACACCCCCAGCACCCGGGCCGCGGCCCGCTGCTCCTCCTCCCGCACCGCTGCGAGCTCGACCGGCTCCACCGCCGGATCCGAGCTGCCCTTCTCACCGCTGGTGCACACCACGTAGACCACGCGTCTTCCGGCCGCGGTCCAGGCAGCGATGGTGCCCGCCGCGCCGAACTCGGCGTCGTCCGGGTGGGCGGCCACCACCATCAGGTCGTAGCTGGGCGCCGGCAGGCTCATCGCCACGCCACCCCCTGACCCGCCTCCATCCGGCCCGGTGGCGGCAGGGCTGCCGGCGGGAGCAGCAGGCCGGCATACTCGGCCAGCAGCCGGTCCGCCACCTGGGACCAGCTGGAGCCCGCCACCGAGCTCCGGACCTGAGGCCGGGGGAAGTGCCCCCGGCCGATGCGGTCCAGCAGGCGGCGGATGGCCTGGGCCAGGCCGGCCGGGGAGGTGTCGCCCAGCAGCAGGCCGTTTCTTCCGGGATGGAGGAGGTCTGGCATGGCCCCCACCGGCGTAGCCAGAACCGGGGTGCCGCAGCTGAGCGCCTCCAGGGCCGCCAGCCCGAAGCTCTCCCAGCAGGAAGGCAGGATGACCAGATCGGCCGCCTGGTAATAGAGGGGCAGCTGCCGGTGGTCCTTGCCGCCCAGCCGCAGGACCGGCAGACCCGGCGACAGCGGCGGGCCCGATGCCGCCGGCTCGTCGCCGCCGATCACCAGGAGGCAGGAAGGTGCCGGCAGGGCCAGCTCGCGGCAGGCGGCCAGCAGGCGCTCCAGCCCCTTGATCGGCGCCGGCCGGCCGACGAAGAGCAGGAGGCGGCCCGCTCCTGGCAGGCCCAGCTGGCGCCGGGCCTCCCCCTGGTCGCCGAGGCAGAAGCGGCGGCGGTCCACCCCCCAGGGCACCAGCGCGATCCGTTCCGGCGAGGCGCCGCAGGAGTCGATCAGCTCCTGGCGCTCCGTACAGGTGCTGGCCAAGAGCCGCTGGCAGTGCCGGGCCAGGAAGGCCTCGGCCGCAAGCCGCGCCGGGGGCTCGTCCTCGCCACAGGCCAGCCGGTTCTTGACCGCGGCCAGGGTGTGGAAGGAGACGAGATGGGGCAGCCGCCATTCCCGGGCCAGAAGGGCACCCACCAGGCCGGACAGCCAATAGTGACTGTGGACCAGATCGTAGACCATGCCCTCGGCCGCCGCCTGCCGGGCCACCGCCCGGGCCAGGCTTGCGGCCTGGCCGGCCAGCTCTGCCTTGGGCACGCTGGCGTCGCCTTCCCCCACCGTCACCAGACGCACCCCAGGAGCCAGGCCCATCTCCGGCCCGGCAGCCCCGGCCGGCCGGGCGGTGTAGATGTCCACCCGGTGGCCCCGCGCGCCCAGCTCGGCGGCCAGCTCCCGGATGCAGACGCTCATCCCCCCGGTATCCCGGCTGCCCAGGGCCGCCAGGGGGTTGGCGTGGATGGCCAGGATGGCGATGGCCAGCTTCTTGGGCCACATGCCGTCACCTCCTTGCGGAAGACGCCGTCAACCGGCAGCGGACCAGGGGCACCGGCCGGCCACCCAGCCGCCGCTTGTACGGCTCGCTGCCTTTGAGCAGATCGTACCGCGCCATGCCGCGCTCCAGGCTCGTTCTGATGGCAAGGGCCTTGCTGACAAAGCCAAGGCTGAGATCCCGG from Thermodesulfobacteriota bacterium encodes the following:
- a CDS encoding glycosyltransferase encodes the protein MWPKKLAIAILAIHANPLAALGSRDTGGMSVCIRELAAELGARGHRVDIYTARPAGAAGPEMGLAPGVRLVTVGEGDASVPKAELAGQAASLARAVARQAAAEGMVYDLVHSHYWLSGLVGALLAREWRLPHLVSFHTLAAVKNRLACGEDEPPARLAAEAFLARHCQRLLASTCTERQELIDSCGASPERIALVPWGVDRRRFCLGDQGEARRQLGLPGAGRLLLFVGRPAPIKGLERLLAACRELALPAPSCLLVIGGDEPAASGPPLSPGLPVLRLGGKDHRQLPLYYQAADLVILPSCWESFGLAALEALSCGTPVLATPVGAMPDLLHPGRNGLLLGDTSPAGLAQAIRRLLDRIGRGHFPRPQVRSSVAGSSWSQVADRLLAEYAGLLLPPAALPPPGRMEAGQGVAWR
- a CDS encoding PIG-L deacetylase family protein → MSLPAPSYDLMVVAAHPDDAEFGAAGTIAAWTAAGRRVVYVVCTSGEKGSSDPAVEPVELAAVREEEQRAAARVLGVSEVVFLRHPDQGLEETPAFRRQLVALLRQYRPHTVFTSDPYRRYFWHRDHRIAGQVLLDAVFPYARDHLAYPELLAQGLAPHKVREVWLWAAETPNHWVDISATFPAKLKALSCHASQVRELPVTDLGSWLQERCQTMAQGTAYELAEAFFRAEAPP
- a CDS encoding FHA domain-containing protein, which encodes MAEWAVLLNDRVIHTFSIREGESVVFGRGTEATVTIDNTAISRQHARLEMMRGIYLVTDLGSLNGTFVNGQKIGATTPVTEDDTITIGKFRIAPAGVGTLEAAASISKPMDVEATIFVGGPRTDRTQKSGPATTGIAKHRLTATAGDPQPAALVLDGRTSVKLGKDPSADIRLSGWLVAGTQCYLVLREDKYFLVTQRSWTATRLNGTSVKGEHRLRKGDVITIGKHALRFE
- a CDS encoding HDOD domain-containing protein; its protein translation is MTEPTTEPNQQLAEIFAKINMSDLPAMSEHVRELIAVTSSSQSAAYELAKVILKDYSLTNKILRVVNSAYYSMSRPVSSISRAVSVIGFDAVRELAMAITLFEDFIKSGVEKEGIAKLLTKSFLAAMQAKTLGIEKKLRIVPEEAFICTLLHDLGKMIVLIYLPDLHREIQERVEAGQSEEAAARAVLSGLTLPEVGEEIARFWNLSEKIVAAMGRNPPPPHGGHDEVGYLRNLAVFSNNLTEAVSEGRDVASLVDRFGPVLAVDRKEALDLVSRSVECSEDLSDALRYGLAKLKMRSRLKSAQDGTLEKATRGEATPEESSPLDAVPAGVDELPTQPDKSINDFIRELTETLMGPFNLNDFYVNLLEALYRGVGFDRVIMAVLQVQPDRVALIGRYGLGDISPAAVRSFEHPLANPEHAVTRAVKTGRDLAIPANAPGLFPDQLRHLVRNRAVYLFPVVVDKKPIGLIYVDRKAERPPLDESRLKATRLLRDFAVMAIRKLKKR